The genome window ATTCCACTACCTTTAGCAAGTTTTGAACCGATTAGTTGAACTTTTAATACGTTAGTAGTTCCAGTTTCGCCAACAGGCACTCCAGCAGTAATTAAAATCAAATCACCTTCTTCAGCAAAGCCTAATTCTACAGCTTTTTGAGTTGCTAAATCAAATAATTCATCAGTTGAATTAGGATTTTTAACTAACACTGGTTGAACACCCCAGTTAATTGTTAAACTTCTTTGAACGTCTTCATTTGGTGTTAATGCCAAAATATCAGCTTTTGGACGATACTTAGAAATCATACGTGCCGTGAAACCAGACTGTGTTGCAGCAACAATTGTCTTAACTCCAAGATTTTTTGCAATATGTGCGACAGATTGTCCAACAGCTTCCGTAACATCAGTTTTATCAGACAAACGTTTAAGGGCAAAAGCATCTTGATTTATCAATGAACGTTCTGTTCTCTTATCAATTTTAGCCATTGCAGCTACGGATTCTACAGGATAATCACCATTTGCACTTTCACCTGAAAGCATTGTAGCATCAGTACCATCGATAACAGCATTAGCAACGTCAGTAACTTCTGCTCTTGTAGGACGTGGGTTTTCTTGCATTGAATCAAGCATTTGAGTTGCAGTAATAACTGGTTTGCCAACTGCATTACATTTTCTGATCAATTCTTTTTGAACAAAAGGAACATTTTCAAAAGGAATTTCAACACCCATATCACCACGAGCAATCATTAAACCATCTGAAACTTTAATGATGTCATCGAAGTTATCAATTCCTTCTTGAGATTCAATTTTTGGATAGATTTTAACAGTTTCTTTATGTTTCTTCTCAAGTAATTCGCGAATATCTAAAACATCTTGAGGCTTACGAACGAAACTAGCTGCAATAAAGTTAATTCCGTGATCGAGTCCAAAATTAATATCGTCAGTATCTTTTTCAGTAATACCAGGAAGTTTGATTTCAACACCAGGTGCATTTACACCCTTCTTTGATCCAATTTTACCTTCATTTTCAACAACAGTGATTAATTCTTTGTGTTCTTCATCCTTACCAGTAATCTTAAGATCAACCAAACCGTCATCGATTAAAACGTGACCACCGACCTTTGTATCATCAAAAAGTCCTGGATATGTAACAGCAATTTTACTAGGATTACCAGTTAAGCTAGCATCCATAGATACACGAATTTCATCTCCAACGTGTGCTTGAAATTTGCCGCCTTCTTGATCAGTTGTTCTGATTTCAGCACCTTTGGTGTCGAGCATGATTCCTACTAATTTTCCGGTGATTTTTTCAGCTTCACGCACCATGTTCATCCTTGAAAGATGTTCTTCGTGGTCACCGTGTGAGAAATTGAAACGGAAAACGTTAGCTCCGGCATTAATCAATTTTGTAATAATTTCGGTTGAGTTACTTGCTGGTCCTAGTGTTGAAACAATTTTTGTTTTTTTCATGTATTTATATTTGCTCCCTTTTTCTAATAAGATAATGTGTTTGCTAAATCGTACATTGATAAATCTGTTTTGGCCTTGGAATCAAACAAATCTAACATCGAATGATGAGTAATAACACCCTTTTCAATTCCCACTGCTTGACCGCCTTGTCCGTCAAGAAGTAAATCAACAGCATAACTTCCCATTCTTGACGCTAAAACACGATCAGAAGCTGTTGGCGCACCACCTCTAACAACGTGTCCCAAGGCAACTCCTCTAATATTGTCGATACCTCTATTAGCAAGTTGGTCTGTTAAATCTTGAGCATGAATTGCTCCTTCAGCAGTAATAATGATTTGATGCTCATGGCCACGTCTACGGGCATCTTTAACTATTCCTGCAATTTCGTCAACGTCAAAAGGCTTTTCAGGAATAATTACAGCTTGGCTTCCAGATGCAATAGCTGTTCTTAAAGCAATTT of Xylocopilactobacillus apicola contains these proteins:
- the pyk gene encoding pyruvate kinase, producing the protein MKKTKIVSTLGPASNSTEIITKLINAGANVFRFNFSHGDHEEHLSRMNMVREAEKITGKLVGIMLDTKGAEIRTTDQEGGKFQAHVGDEIRVSMDASLTGNPSKIAVTYPGLFDDTKVGGHVLIDDGLVDLKITGKDEEHKELITVVENEGKIGSKKGVNAPGVEIKLPGITEKDTDDINFGLDHGINFIAASFVRKPQDVLDIRELLEKKHKETVKIYPKIESQEGIDNFDDIIKVSDGLMIARGDMGVEIPFENVPFVQKELIRKCNAVGKPVITATQMLDSMQENPRPTRAEVTDVANAVIDGTDATMLSGESANGDYPVESVAAMAKIDKRTERSLINQDAFALKRLSDKTDVTEAVGQSVAHIAKNLGVKTIVAATQSGFTARMISKYRPKADILALTPNEDVQRSLTINWGVQPVLVKNPNSTDELFDLATQKAVELGFAEEGDLILITAGVPVGETGTTNVLKVQLIGSKLAKGSGIGDHSFVGTAKVATSAEEALAKVQSGDILVTKTTDKDYTSAIEKCSGLVVEHGGLSSHAAIVGLSLGIPVIVGAKNVTNLVSDGQVITLDPKGGIVYKGKIENV